One window of Rasiella rasia genomic DNA carries:
- a CDS encoding alpha-2-macroglobulin family protein, which translates to MKPLYLLLALIFSMTHLNAQNTNYDDLWTAVEKLEIADTPKSALEIVSQIEAKAKAEKNKAQLIKTLLFKSKFALILEENAQLKVVNDFKAEISKNQAPVKNVLQNMLAKLYWDYFSQNRYKFYQRTQTENKVDKTDFRTWDLQTLFAEISFYYQESLNNKDILRTTTTAAFEPILSTYEDTQTLRPTLYDFLAHNALAFFKTSENAITKPTDTFEITDSWYLGDAKQFQKRTLASKDSTSLQLKALQVYQELLQFHSNSNNDIALASVDIERLSFVYAHGRMTAKEDAYLSALNIGKNNVNIPYAKALYNFQIAQHTYNQGQTYSATENKDQRWAYKQALTICEELIKNFPDTYIASKAETLKLTITAPTLELQLESYIPIESDSRMLVSYSNTPSIQLSVYRISERESKALEKIYDKEKKRDYIEKLPLEKQWTQQLRDEGDYRYHSTELLLPGFTQGTYLVLASIPEEENRRLFDNVQIQYTNLALIKTIDQANMHIQVVNRTNGKPVAYAKCVVKDRRNNNSSKTFTSDEKGFIVIPSSTSRYNTYNVTVTKAGDKAEFYSFYNYNRYSDGNTNPYHSFLFTDRGIYRPGQTVYFKGIVTKTENKKSVVVPNQDVIITLVDANYEDVNGIRLKTNEFGTVAGEFVLPQGVLTGQFHLKIEANDGKKLNSLKYFKVEEYKRPKFETNFKPVTDTYRVNDIITVKGEALSFSGSNITNAKVVYKVTRNVQYPRWYYWRRPQHFGEGQEITFGETTTNNKGEYTIDFKAIPDGKVDKAGQPVFEYEVTADVTDINGETQSTTTIIRVGYHALTIGLQAPEKIDKLVSQRKREENNQLVRLSTKNLNGEKVPATVTVSIYKLKAPTTVLRKRPWIAPDYQEYSKEQFKKLFPNDPYNNEDNIQTWEQGEQVFNKTIHTDKVENIELGNLKKWISGAYLIIAKTTDVFGQEVVAKQYTQVYSDKDKTPADNQLFSISYNQQTYGAGDTVFVTVKSNTAITTTISVEKKGSITETFVLALDHNSRTISVPVTAADIGGFAIHHSLSAFNSFVGGTKTIRVPAPSTELSIETKTFRDKLEPGVPETWSFTIKGPNGEQVSAELLASMYDVSLDQFAPHAWRFNPQPSLLYRTWGSPEANQSFGNRAMYLQFDSRKTTTNKVQQFDQFKWFGFSITGQSWEYNKYRRAVSNKLNVRDGEVVVTGYGAPREKKALGYAVSTLEAEATPGEPMADEAMEEVLEDLPGVSNTREQDSLAVATDFSAVKIRKNLQETAFFFPQLRTDADGNISFNFTTPEALTRWKLQLLAHTKDLNTKVSTFETVTQKELMVVPNAPRFLREGDEIIISSKISNLSDTNLTGQAVLQLKDAVTGKDVDVALANTNAIQEFSVEKKNNTQVSWRLEIPSTVQAVEYTVIAKTNTFSDGEQNTLPVLSNRMLVTETLPMWVRSNQTKTFTLDKMKNNGSTTLQHHKLTLEVTSNPAWYAVQALPYLMEYPYECNEQTFARYYANTLASHIANSNPRIKAVFDQWATSDALISNLEKNEELKMLLIQETPWLRDAQSETEQKKRIALLFDLNLMQRKQEEAVSKLRDSQMGSGAWPWFNGGYESRYITQHIATGFGHLDKLGVTAGENNTQQMIKKAVQYLDDEFVKEYKELSKYTKEPDYSADHLSRMQTQYLYMRSFFPDIKKSKKVEEISNYYLGQMQTYWNVRNLYSKGMIALVLHRNGKTSAAGKITKALKENSITSEELGMYWKSNTPSWYWYQAPVETQALMIEVFSEIDNDIETIDNLKVWLLKNKQTNQWSTTKATTEAVYALLLQGTDWLSVTEAVQVTVGNEVVDPSKLDNVKVEAGTGYFKTSWNSSEISENQATVTMQKKGKGIAWGGLYWQYFEDLDKITSAETPLQLQKKLFLKKNTATGEKLSAITENTNLKVGDLVRVRIELRADREMDFVHMKDMRAAGLEPIDVISTFKWQDGLGYYQATKDASTNFFFDTLRKGIYVFEYDLRVNNAGTFSNGITTIQSMYAPEFSSHSEGVRINVENNE; encoded by the coding sequence ATGAAACCTTTGTACCTTTTATTGGCGCTTATCTTTAGTATGACACATCTTAATGCACAAAATACAAATTACGACGACCTCTGGACAGCGGTAGAAAAGCTAGAAATAGCAGACACTCCAAAGTCTGCTTTAGAAATCGTTTCTCAAATTGAAGCAAAGGCAAAGGCAGAAAAAAATAAGGCGCAACTTATAAAAACACTATTGTTTAAAAGCAAATTTGCTCTTATCCTTGAAGAAAATGCGCAGCTAAAAGTTGTTAATGACTTTAAAGCCGAAATTTCCAAAAATCAAGCCCCTGTAAAAAATGTACTTCAGAACATGCTTGCCAAGCTGTATTGGGATTACTTTAGTCAGAATCGATACAAATTTTACCAACGCACCCAGACCGAAAACAAAGTAGACAAAACCGATTTTAGAACATGGGATTTGCAAACTCTTTTTGCTGAAATTTCCTTTTACTACCAGGAGTCTTTAAATAACAAAGACATTTTACGAACTACTACAACAGCAGCCTTCGAACCTATTCTATCAACGTACGAAGACACGCAAACTTTACGCCCCACTTTATACGATTTTCTTGCGCACAATGCATTGGCTTTTTTTAAAACTTCAGAAAATGCGATTACCAAACCCACCGATACTTTTGAAATTACAGATTCTTGGTATTTAGGAGATGCAAAGCAGTTTCAAAAGAGAACGTTAGCTTCAAAAGACAGTACTTCGTTGCAATTAAAAGCGCTTCAAGTATATCAAGAGTTATTACAGTTTCATTCTAATAGTAACAACGATATTGCATTGGCTTCCGTAGATATAGAACGTCTTTCGTTTGTGTATGCTCACGGTCGTATGACTGCAAAAGAAGATGCCTATCTTTCGGCCCTAAACATTGGAAAAAACAATGTAAACATCCCGTATGCCAAGGCACTCTACAATTTTCAAATTGCGCAACATACATATAACCAAGGGCAGACGTATTCGGCAACAGAAAATAAAGACCAGCGTTGGGCATATAAACAAGCTTTGACCATTTGTGAGGAACTCATAAAAAATTTCCCTGATACTTATATTGCCTCTAAAGCCGAAACTTTAAAACTTACTATAACGGCTCCTACCCTAGAACTTCAGTTAGAATCTTACATTCCTATAGAAAGTGATAGCCGAATGTTAGTTTCTTATAGCAATACCCCAAGCATTCAACTTTCGGTGTATCGTATTTCAGAAAGAGAAAGTAAAGCACTTGAAAAAATATACGACAAGGAAAAAAAGCGAGATTACATTGAGAAACTACCCCTAGAAAAACAATGGACACAGCAGCTAAGAGACGAAGGTGATTACCGCTACCACAGTACAGAGTTATTATTACCAGGCTTTACACAAGGAACTTATTTGGTGCTAGCGAGTATCCCAGAAGAAGAAAACAGACGCCTTTTTGATAACGTTCAGATTCAGTATACCAACCTTGCCCTGATAAAAACCATAGATCAGGCCAATATGCATATTCAGGTGGTAAATAGAACTAATGGCAAACCAGTTGCTTATGCAAAATGCGTTGTAAAAGACCGACGTAATAACAACAGCAGTAAAACGTTTACTAGTGACGAAAAGGGATTTATAGTAATTCCTTCTAGCACGAGCAGGTACAACACTTATAATGTAACGGTTACCAAAGCAGGAGACAAAGCAGAATTCTATAGTTTCTACAATTATAACAGATATTCTGATGGTAACACCAACCCCTATCACAGCTTCTTATTTACAGATAGAGGTATATACAGACCCGGGCAAACGGTTTATTTTAAAGGAATAGTTACTAAAACTGAAAATAAGAAATCGGTTGTTGTACCTAATCAAGATGTAATCATCACGCTGGTTGATGCAAATTATGAGGACGTTAATGGTATTAGGCTAAAAACAAATGAATTTGGTACCGTAGCAGGAGAATTTGTATTACCACAAGGGGTGCTTACCGGGCAGTTTCATCTAAAAATTGAAGCCAATGACGGCAAAAAATTAAACAGCCTTAAATACTTTAAGGTAGAAGAATACAAGCGCCCTAAATTTGAAACCAATTTTAAACCCGTTACAGATACATATCGGGTAAACGATATTATTACAGTAAAAGGTGAGGCACTATCATTTTCAGGAAGCAACATTACCAATGCCAAAGTGGTGTACAAAGTAACACGTAACGTGCAATATCCGCGTTGGTACTATTGGAGGCGCCCTCAGCATTTCGGTGAAGGCCAAGAAATTACCTTTGGAGAAACCACTACCAATAACAAAGGCGAATATACTATCGATTTTAAGGCCATACCAGATGGCAAAGTAGACAAAGCAGGACAACCCGTTTTTGAATATGAAGTAACTGCAGATGTTACCGATATAAATGGAGAAACACAAAGCACCACCACGATCATTCGGGTGGGATACCATGCGCTTACCATTGGCTTACAAGCGCCAGAGAAAATAGACAAACTAGTATCGCAACGAAAACGTGAAGAAAACAACCAATTAGTGCGCCTTTCAACTAAAAATTTGAATGGAGAAAAAGTTCCTGCCACTGTAACCGTCTCTATTTATAAACTGAAAGCTCCTACCACCGTATTGCGAAAACGCCCATGGATAGCGCCAGATTATCAAGAATATTCTAAAGAACAATTCAAGAAATTATTTCCGAACGATCCATATAATAATGAAGACAACATACAGACATGGGAACAGGGAGAACAAGTTTTTAATAAAACGATACATACCGACAAGGTTGAAAACATTGAGTTAGGGAACCTAAAAAAATGGATTTCTGGTGCCTATTTAATTATTGCGAAAACCACAGATGTTTTTGGGCAAGAAGTAGTCGCAAAACAGTACACACAAGTCTATAGCGATAAGGATAAAACCCCAGCCGACAACCAGCTATTTTCTATTTCGTACAATCAACAAACGTATGGTGCGGGCGACACCGTTTTTGTCACTGTTAAGTCTAATACAGCCATTACAACAACGATTTCAGTAGAGAAAAAAGGAAGCATTACAGAAACATTTGTGCTCGCCTTAGATCATAATTCAAGAACTATTTCCGTGCCAGTTACGGCGGCAGACATTGGTGGTTTTGCAATCCATCATAGTTTATCGGCATTCAACAGTTTTGTTGGAGGTACAAAAACCATACGGGTACCTGCTCCAAGTACCGAGCTAAGTATTGAAACTAAAACGTTTCGAGATAAACTAGAACCTGGAGTGCCAGAAACGTGGAGTTTCACCATAAAAGGCCCTAACGGAGAGCAGGTATCTGCCGAGTTATTGGCTAGCATGTACGATGTTTCCCTAGATCAATTTGCACCACACGCATGGAGATTTAATCCGCAACCATCATTACTATATCGTACTTGGGGTAGCCCCGAAGCAAACCAAAGTTTTGGCAATCGGGCGATGTATTTACAATTTGATTCCAGAAAAACAACAACCAATAAAGTGCAGCAATTTGACCAATTTAAGTGGTTTGGGTTTAGCATTACGGGTCAATCTTGGGAATACAACAAATACCGAAGAGCCGTGAGTAATAAACTGAATGTACGAGATGGCGAGGTGGTAGTTACCGGTTATGGCGCTCCAAGAGAGAAAAAAGCATTGGGCTATGCAGTAAGCACCTTAGAAGCTGAAGCTACTCCAGGCGAACCTATGGCAGACGAAGCTATGGAAGAAGTATTAGAAGATTTACCTGGTGTTTCGAATACTCGTGAACAAGACTCGCTGGCAGTAGCAACCGATTTTTCTGCGGTAAAAATTAGAAAAAACCTACAAGAAACAGCGTTCTTTTTCCCACAATTGCGAACTGATGCCGACGGAAACATCTCGTTTAACTTTACCACGCCCGAGGCATTAACCCGTTGGAAACTTCAATTATTGGCGCATACTAAAGATTTAAATACAAAAGTATCCACATTTGAAACGGTCACCCAAAAAGAATTAATGGTGGTACCCAATGCTCCCAGATTCTTGAGAGAAGGTGACGAAATTATTATAAGCAGTAAGATTTCAAATCTAAGCGACACCAACTTAACCGGACAAGCAGTGCTTCAATTAAAAGATGCTGTAACAGGAAAGGATGTTGATGTGGCTTTAGCGAACACGAATGCAATACAGGAATTTTCCGTAGAAAAGAAAAACAATACACAAGTGTCCTGGCGACTAGAAATTCCGTCTACCGTTCAGGCGGTTGAATATACGGTGATTGCTAAAACAAACACCTTTAGCGATGGAGAGCAAAATACACTACCTGTTTTATCGAATAGAATGTTGGTTACCGAAACGCTACCTATGTGGGTTCGTTCTAATCAGACTAAAACATTCACCCTAGATAAAATGAAAAATAATGGGTCTACAACCTTGCAACATCACAAACTAACGTTAGAGGTAACATCTAACCCTGCTTGGTATGCGGTACAGGCACTCCCTTATTTAATGGAATATCCGTACGAGTGTAATGAACAGACTTTTGCGCGATACTATGCCAACACTTTGGCTTCGCATATAGCTAACAGCAACCCGCGAATTAAAGCGGTGTTTGACCAATGGGCCACTAGTGATGCGCTGATAAGCAATTTAGAAAAGAACGAAGAACTAAAAATGTTGCTTATTCAGGAAACACCTTGGTTACGAGATGCACAGAGTGAAACGGAACAGAAAAAACGTATCGCCTTGCTCTTTGATCTCAATTTAATGCAGCGCAAACAAGAAGAGGCTGTAAGTAAGTTGCGAGATAGCCAAATGGGCTCTGGTGCTTGGCCTTGGTTTAACGGAGGCTACGAAAGTCGCTATATCACCCAACATATCGCTACCGGATTTGGCCATTTAGACAAATTAGGGGTAACCGCTGGAGAGAATAATACCCAGCAAATGATTAAAAAAGCGGTACAATATCTGGATGACGAATTTGTAAAAGAATACAAAGAACTCTCAAAATACACTAAAGAGCCAGATTATTCAGCAGACCATTTAAGCAGAATGCAAACACAATATTTATACATGCGTAGTTTCTTTCCAGATATTAAAAAAAGCAAGAAGGTTGAAGAAATAAGCAATTATTATTTAGGACAGATGCAGACGTATTGGAACGTAAGAAACCTTTATTCTAAGGGCATGATTGCGCTAGTACTCCATAGAAATGGTAAGACTTCGGCTGCGGGCAAAATCACGAAAGCACTTAAGGAAAACAGTATTACGAGTGAAGAACTGGGCATGTACTGGAAAAGCAACACACCCTCTTGGTACTGGTATCAGGCACCTGTAGAAACTCAAGCGCTCATGATAGAAGTATTTTCAGAAATAGACAACGATATTGAGACTATAGACAACCTTAAAGTTTGGTTGCTCAAAAACAAACAAACCAACCAATGGAGCACCACCAAAGCCACTACCGAAGCTGTCTACGCGCTGTTGTTACAAGGCACCGATTGGTTGTCTGTAACCGAAGCAGTGCAAGTGACCGTAGGCAATGAAGTGGTAGATCCTTCTAAACTTGACAATGTAAAAGTTGAAGCCGGAACCGGGTATTTTAAAACAAGCTGGAATTCTTCGGAAATATCAGAAAATCAGGCAACCGTTACTATGCAGAAAAAAGGCAAAGGTATTGCATGGGGCGGACTGTATTGGCAGTATTTTGAAGATTTAGATAAAATTACGAGTGCCGAAACACCTTTACAGTTACAGAAGAAATTGTTCTTAAAAAAGAACACTGCTACAGGTGAGAAACTTTCTGCCATTACAGAAAACACAAACCTAAAGGTGGGAGATTTAGTTAGAGTACGTATAGAATTGCGTGCCGATCGTGAAATGGATTTTGTACACATGAAAGATATGCGCGCTGCAGGATTAGAGCCTATCGATGTAATATCTACCTTTAAATGGCAAGATGGTTTAGGGTATTATCAAGCTACAAAAGATGCAAGCACCAATTTCTTTTTTGACACCCTACGAAAAGGTATCTATGTTTTCGAATATGACCTGCGTGTGAACAATGCAGGTACCTTTAGCAATGGCATTACTACCATACAAAGCATGTACGCACCAGAGTTTAGCAGCCATAGTGAAGGGGTTCGAATTAATGTAGAAAACAATGAGTAA
- a CDS encoding tetratricopeptide repeat protein codes for MKNLLVLLLFPTLLFAQTSFDSAEAYFKKEQFSKAKPLFEQYLKEHPNHKKTREYLGDIAGYKKDWDTAIDFYEDLVKEDENSANYHFKYGGALGMKALSISRIRAATYIGDIKEHFETAAQLDANHIEVRWALVEFYIQLPGIIGGSEKKATKYANQLLKISPVDGYLANGYIAEYSDRPNDAERYYKKAIDVGGSPTTYEKLTAHYEKNNKPKEAIATANKSLQIHKRNSLNYQIGKIAAQYNLDAELGINCLQSYIENHSVRDGVPKDWAYYRLAQIYKNLGKKQTALQWIDKALSSRPDFKEAKAEKKKILSL; via the coding sequence ATGAAAAACCTACTTGTCTTATTGCTATTCCCCACCTTACTGTTTGCGCAAACATCGTTTGATAGTGCAGAAGCATACTTTAAAAAAGAACAATTTAGTAAAGCAAAACCGCTTTTTGAGCAGTATTTAAAAGAGCACCCTAATCATAAAAAAACGCGAGAATATTTAGGAGATATAGCGGGTTATAAAAAAGATTGGGACACAGCAATTGATTTTTACGAAGATTTAGTGAAAGAAGATGAGAATAGTGCGAATTATCATTTTAAATACGGTGGCGCATTGGGGATGAAAGCACTTTCTATTAGTCGTATTAGAGCTGCAACTTACATTGGCGACATAAAGGAGCATTTTGAAACGGCCGCACAACTGGACGCAAATCATATTGAAGTTCGTTGGGCGCTAGTAGAATTTTACATTCAGTTGCCCGGTATTATTGGCGGAAGTGAAAAGAAAGCGACTAAATATGCCAACCAACTTTTAAAAATTTCTCCGGTAGATGGGTATCTAGCAAATGGATACATAGCAGAATATAGCGACAGGCCGAATGATGCTGAACGTTATTACAAAAAGGCTATCGACGTAGGTGGTTCTCCCACTACGTATGAAAAATTGACCGCCCATTATGAAAAAAATAATAAACCAAAAGAAGCGATAGCCACTGCAAATAAATCGTTGCAAATTCATAAACGCAATAGCCTAAATTACCAAATTGGTAAAATTGCGGCGCAGTACAACCTAGACGCAGAACTTGGGATTAATTGCTTACAGAGTTATATAGAAAATCATTCGGTACGCGACGGGGTGCCTAAAGATTGGGCGTACTATAGACTTGCGCAGATCTACAAGAATTTAGGCAAAAAGCAAACCGCCTTGCAATGGATTGACAAAGCCTTAAGCAGTCGGCCAGATTTTAAAGAGGCAAAAGCCGAGAAGAAGAAAATACTTAGTTTGTAG
- a CDS encoding UDP-N-acetylmuramate--L-alanine ligase yields the protein MRVHFIAIGGAAMHNLALALHNNGFQVTGSDDEIFDPSKSRLNAKGLLPEAYGWFPEKISEEIDAIILGMHAKEDNPELLRAKELGLKIYSYPEFLFEQSKNKTRVVIGGSHGKTTITSMILHVMHYHNKEVDYMVGAQLEGFDTMVHLTEENDFIVLEGDEYLSSPIDRRPKFHLYKPNIALLSGIAWDHINVFPTYQNYVEQFEIFLTEITNGGTIIYYEEDAEVKRVVETSAATIKKVAYKTPAYIVEEGTTLLETPDGPMPIEVFGKHNLNNLEGARWICQLMGVDAEDFYEAIATFSGASKRLEKIAESDTAIAYKDFAHSPSKVKATTNALKNQYPDRKLIACLELHTYSSLNPEFLTEYQGALDAADVAVVFYSPHAVMIKGLEEIKIEQITDAFQREDLMVFTNPADFKTFLYTQDFEETSLLLMSSGNYGGLDFETVKDYIK from the coding sequence ATGCGAGTACATTTTATAGCTATTGGTGGTGCTGCCATGCACAATTTGGCTTTAGCCTTACACAACAATGGATTTCAAGTAACAGGAAGTGACGATGAGATTTTCGATCCGTCAAAAAGTCGTTTAAATGCTAAGGGTTTATTGCCAGAAGCGTACGGTTGGTTTCCAGAGAAAATTTCCGAAGAGATAGATGCTATTATTCTAGGCATGCATGCTAAAGAAGACAATCCAGAATTGCTACGAGCTAAAGAATTGGGGTTAAAAATTTACAGTTACCCAGAGTTCCTTTTTGAGCAGTCTAAAAACAAAACACGAGTAGTAATTGGTGGTAGCCACGGGAAAACCACTATTACTTCTATGATTTTGCATGTAATGCATTACCATAACAAAGAAGTAGATTATATGGTAGGAGCACAGTTAGAAGGTTTTGATACCATGGTGCATCTTACAGAAGAAAATGATTTTATTGTGTTAGAAGGTGATGAGTATTTGTCGTCACCCATAGATAGACGACCGAAATTTCATTTGTACAAACCTAATATTGCATTGTTGAGCGGTATTGCGTGGGATCATATTAATGTGTTTCCAACGTATCAAAATTATGTAGAACAGTTCGAGATTTTTTTAACTGAAATTACCAATGGCGGTACCATTATTTACTACGAAGAAGATGCTGAGGTAAAGCGTGTTGTTGAAACTTCTGCAGCCACCATTAAGAAAGTAGCCTACAAAACACCAGCCTATATTGTAGAAGAGGGTACAACATTACTAGAAACTCCAGACGGCCCTATGCCTATTGAAGTCTTCGGAAAACATAATTTGAATAATCTAGAAGGCGCTCGATGGATTTGCCAACTCATGGGGGTAGATGCAGAAGACTTTTATGAAGCTATTGCCACCTTTAGCGGTGCGAGCAAACGTTTAGAAAAAATTGCCGAGTCAGACACTGCAATTGCCTACAAAGATTTTGCCCATAGCCCAAGTAAAGTAAAAGCAACTACCAATGCACTTAAAAATCAATACCCAGATAGAAAGTTAATTGCCTGCCTAGAATTACATACCTATAGTAGCTTAAATCCAGAATTTTTAACCGAATATCAAGGGGCTTTAGATGCGGCAGATGTTGCTGTAGTTTTTTATTCTCCGCACGCAGTTATGATTAAAGGGTTGGAAGAAATCAAAATAGAACAAATTACCGATGCTTTTCAAAGAGAAGATTTAATGGTGTTTACGAACCCAGCCGATTTCAAAACATTTCTATACACTCAGGATTTTGAAGAGACCTCGCTGTTACTAATGAGCAGCGGAAATTACGGTGGCTTGGATTTTGAAACGGTTAAAGATTATATTAAATAA
- a CDS encoding FMN-binding negative transcriptional regulator has product MYPPPYHQSEDLKKMIAVVKQYPFAMLVSAEGSAPFVTHIPIIYNETSQKLVAHIDRQNPQVKTLVDGAKVTVVFKGPDCYISPSVYGTAQLPTWNYVIVHITGTIQLINNPEAAKETMVAMTDFLEAPEHKFKLAIDDPRMDRLINYIQAFEIECTNWEGKFKLSQDKNSEDFELAKKELIKQSAKNASDFLEAIYS; this is encoded by the coding sequence GTGTATCCACCACCCTACCACCAAAGTGAAGATCTTAAAAAAATGATTGCCGTTGTTAAGCAATATCCTTTTGCCATGTTGGTTTCTGCCGAAGGAAGCGCACCATTTGTAACGCATATTCCCATAATTTACAATGAGACCAGCCAAAAATTAGTTGCACACATAGACAGGCAGAATCCGCAAGTTAAAACACTGGTAGATGGCGCCAAGGTGACTGTTGTTTTTAAAGGACCCGATTGCTATATTTCGCCTAGTGTATATGGTACTGCCCAACTTCCCACGTGGAATTACGTCATTGTTCATATTACAGGTACCATTCAATTAATTAACAACCCCGAAGCTGCAAAGGAAACTATGGTAGCTATGACCGATTTTCTAGAAGCACCCGAGCACAAATTTAAACTAGCGATAGACGATCCTAGAATGGATCGACTCATTAATTACATTCAAGCTTTTGAAATTGAATGTACCAACTGGGAAGGTAAGTTTAAATTGTCGCAGGATAAAAATTCGGAAGATTTTGAGTTGGCAAAAAAAGAGCTTATAAAGCAATCTGCTAAAAATGCAAGTGATTTTCTTGAAGCTATTTACAGTTAA
- the gldA gene encoding gliding motility-associated ABC transporter ATP-binding subunit GldA, with the protein MSIQVTNISKTYGEQKALDAVSFHIKKGEIVGFLGPNGAGKSTLMKILTTFLPPSEGDAQVNEFSISEAHKEVQKSVGYLPEHNPLYLDMYVKEYLAFNANIYKISTARVSEVIAQTGLTPEAHKKIGQLSKGYRQRVGLANALLHNPEVLILDEPTTGLDPNQLIEIRELIKSLGKSKTVLLSTHIMQEVEAICDRVIIINKGKIVLDKNLKELTEGKQQIVEVEFDYRIEMIALEKLPKTIKIENPAGFVYHIYFDTQEDMRGKVFDFAHDNGLKILQLHQKNTTLEKLFVELTSTSK; encoded by the coding sequence ATGTCTATACAAGTCACCAACATATCTAAAACCTACGGCGAACAAAAAGCGCTAGACGCCGTTTCATTCCATATTAAAAAAGGTGAAATAGTTGGGTTCTTAGGACCTAATGGTGCGGGAAAATCTACATTAATGAAGATTTTAACCACTTTCTTACCTCCTTCGGAGGGAGACGCTCAGGTTAATGAATTTTCAATTTCCGAAGCCCACAAAGAAGTGCAGAAAAGTGTAGGTTACTTGCCAGAACACAATCCTCTTTATCTAGACATGTATGTTAAGGAATACTTAGCTTTTAATGCAAACATCTATAAAATTTCAACCGCTAGAGTTTCCGAAGTTATTGCTCAAACTGGTCTTACTCCCGAAGCGCATAAGAAAATTGGACAACTTTCTAAAGGATACCGGCAACGTGTTGGGCTTGCGAATGCACTTTTACACAATCCAGAAGTACTTATTCTAGATGAGCCTACAACAGGCTTAGACCCTAATCAACTTATTGAAATTAGAGAACTCATTAAATCGTTGGGCAAAAGCAAAACAGTATTACTCTCTACACACATTATGCAAGAAGTTGAAGCCATTTGTGATCGTGTCATTATAATCAATAAAGGGAAAATTGTACTCGATAAAAACCTTAAAGAACTTACAGAAGGAAAGCAGCAAATTGTGGAAGTAGAGTTTGATTACCGAATAGAAATGATTGCACTAGAAAAACTTCCAAAAACTATTAAAATAGAGAATCCTGCAGGTTTTGTCTACCACATATATTTTGACACCCAAGAGGATATGCGCGGTAAAGTATTTGATTTTGCGCATGATAACGGACTTAAAATACTGCAGCTCCACCAAAAAAACACTACGCTTGAGAAGTTATTTGTAGAACTCACCTCAACTTCGAAGTAA
- a CDS encoding prephenate dehydratase, producing MSLKIAIQGIESSFHHLAVQQLFPDKNIELVPCTSFDKVAENISCMNVDLGVIAIENTIAGSILPNYQLIDSCNLKILEETFLTINMYLMALNGTTLHDIDEVHSHPVALQQCKQYLKRLQPHCKIIEGKDTASEARRIKENNLKGVAAIAGKQVAEKFGLEILGKNIQTIKENKTRFVVIGRETPLTTSKLNKATLKFQLDHNIGSLSNVLQLLSTFGINLTKIQSFPIEGKPWQYSFYVDVLFDNTTLFEEVTILLRKAVSQLRILGIYKQNLENAPSTLAQIPSYEKY from the coding sequence ATGTCTTTAAAAATCGCCATACAAGGAATTGAAAGTTCGTTTCATCATCTCGCCGTTCAACAATTATTTCCAGATAAAAACATTGAACTAGTACCCTGCACCTCATTCGATAAGGTTGCAGAAAACATTAGTTGTATGAATGTAGATCTAGGTGTAATTGCTATTGAAAACACCATTGCGGGTTCTATTTTGCCTAATTATCAGTTAATAGATTCTTGCAATCTCAAGATTTTAGAAGAAACGTTTCTAACCATTAATATGTATTTAATGGCATTAAATGGGACAACACTTCACGATATAGACGAAGTACATTCACATCCTGTGGCATTGCAACAATGTAAACAATATTTAAAACGGTTACAGCCACATTGCAAGATTATTGAAGGAAAGGATACAGCTTCTGAAGCAAGACGAATAAAAGAAAACAATTTAAAAGGTGTTGCTGCAATCGCAGGAAAGCAAGTGGCTGAAAAATTCGGATTGGAAATTTTAGGTAAAAACATTCAGACCATTAAAGAGAATAAAACTCGTTTTGTTGTCATAGGAAGAGAGACGCCTCTTACTACATCTAAACTCAATAAGGCCACCTTAAAATTTCAGCTAGATCATAACATCGGAAGTTTGTCTAATGTTCTACAATTGTTGAGTACCTTTGGCATCAATTTAACTAAAATACAATCCTTTCCAATAGAAGGGAAGCCTTGGCAATACTCATTTTACGTAGATGTATTGTTTGACAATACAACACTGTTTGAAGAGGTAACCATACTATTGAGAAAAGCAGTCTCCCAACTAAGAATTTTGGGAATTTATAAACAAAACCTAGAAAACGCACCGAGCACATTAGCACAAATACCAAGCTATGAAAAATACTAA